The proteins below are encoded in one region of Nitrosopumilus sp.:
- a CDS encoding UDP-glucuronosyltransferase has product MNVFDFFSSPIGLGHVTRDIAIVNNFENAVTNFVTGSGAVKILRNLDFKVHDAYKPPPFIIQSGALKNQTRWLWNYYNYYKDCKNISQKILQMDNPDMVISDEDFASLSNAQNMKIRTVLITDILETRFTKGFASFIEKRMNKSMQNIIKKCDVVIIPEIGDDQDNIKRVGSIVRKTNFSREELRKKFLFDKKTIVISIGGTDAGVFLIEEALKAISKINQDIQVVLVSGPAISKTFENVRNLGFVDNLHELIFAADLIISLAGKSTIDEAKAYGTPGIFIPIKNHFEQEDNAREQGFVFEDIKKLDVLILEKLEEKRNQVNTDGAKVASDIIEKMMNK; this is encoded by the coding sequence ATGAATGTTTTTGATTTTTTTTCCAGTCCAATAGGATTAGGTCATGTAACTCGAGATATTGCAATTGTAAATAACTTTGAAAATGCTGTGACAAACTTTGTGACAGGTAGTGGAGCTGTAAAAATTCTAAGAAATTTAGATTTTAAAGTACACGATGCGTATAAACCACCACCATTTATCATACAAAGTGGAGCACTGAAAAACCAAACACGATGGTTGTGGAATTATTATAATTACTATAAAGATTGCAAAAATATTTCACAGAAAATTCTTCAAATGGATAATCCAGATATGGTAATTAGTGATGAAGATTTTGCATCATTAAGTAATGCACAAAACATGAAGATTCGAACTGTACTTATCACTGATATTTTAGAGACACGTTTTACGAAGGGATTTGCATCATTTATTGAAAAAAGAATGAATAAATCAATGCAGAATATAATAAAAAAATGTGATGTAGTGATTATTCCTGAAATTGGTGATGATCAGGATAATATCAAAAGAGTGGGGTCAATAGTTAGAAAAACAAATTTTTCAAGAGAAGAACTAAGGAAAAAATTTTTATTTGATAAAAAAACTATAGTTATTTCAATTGGAGGCACTGATGCAGGAGTTTTCCTTATTGAAGAGGCCTTAAAGGCTATTTCAAAAATTAATCAAGATATTCAAGTTGTTCTAGTTTCAGGACCAGCAATTAGTAAAACGTTTGAAAATGTTAGAAATTTAGGATTTGTTGATAATTTACATGAGTTAATTTTTGCCGCAGATTTGATAATTTCTTTGGCTGGAAAATCAACTATAGATGAAGCTAAGGCTTATGGGACCCCAGGTATATTCATACCAATCAAGAATCATTTTGAACAGGAAGACAATGCAAGAGAACAAGGGTTTGTTTTTGAGGACATAAAAAAATTGGATGTGTTAATTTTAGAAAAACTAGAAGAGAAAAGAAATCAAGTAAATACAGATGGCGCAAAGGTGGCATCAGATATCATCGAAAAGATGATGAATAAATAA
- a CDS encoding cupredoxin domain-containing protein, which yields MVRQGILIGVAIGVFFAGLGIGYTALQSSTPTTPMMMNSQQMQQMMNDPQTMNQWMNTMMNDPQMQQQMMSHMMGNQGMMNSMMNNQDMMNMMMGNNMMMDGNMMMGNNMMMDGNMMMGGHMMDSGMMGQGMMSSQSSQTIPTDTEPQTRTFQISMEEVEFYAEVENEGGKEGIAFVELHRWEPNTIIVNQGDTVVLEITNPRKHAHTLSIPAFNVNSEMLEPREGADTVTFVADTPGVFTFYCGLPYNPDKLYCDPDHNMMTGTLIVLE from the coding sequence ATGGTCAGGCAGGGAATTTTGATTGGTGTAGCAATTGGTGTATTTTTTGCAGGATTAGGAATAGGATATACTGCTTTACAATCATCTACTCCGACAACACCAATGATGATGAATTCCCAACAAATGCAACAAATGATGAATGACCCTCAGACAATGAATCAATGGATGAATACTATGATGAATGATCCTCAAATGCAACAACAGATGATGAGTCACATGATGGGGAATCAAGGTATGATGAATTCAATGATGAACAATCAAGACATGATGAACATGATGATGGGAAATAACATGATGATGGATGGAAATATGATGATGGGAAATAACATGATGATGGATGGAAATATGATGATGGGAGGTCATATGATGGATTCTGGAATGATGGGACAAGGAATGATGAGTTCTCAATCTTCACAAACAATTCCTACAGATACAGAACCTCAAACTAGAACATTTCAAATCAGCATGGAAGAAGTAGAGTTCTATGCTGAAGTTGAAAATGAAGGAGGAAAAGAGGGAATCGCCTTTGTCGAACTACACAGATGGGAACCAAACACCATAATTGTAAATCAAGGAGATACTGTAGTTCTTGAAATTACTAATCCAAGAAAACACGCACATACATTATCAATTCCTGCTTTTAATGTAAATTCAGAAATGCTTGAACCAAGAGAGGGAGCAGATACGGTAACCTTTGTTGCTGATACTCCAGGTGTTTTCACATTTTATTGTGGTCTACCATACAATCCTGACAAACTGTACTGTGATCCTGATCACAACATGATGACAGGAACTCTAATTGTTTTAGAATAA
- a CDS encoding YkgJ family cysteine cluster protein, with product MTLKVTPSDSNISEAGKFPCISCHTNCCKEYVIFVNAHDIYRLSVGLGLPPENFLEIYGAKDYDLGIKVKEGLLDLALKQKDGGCIFLEESKDVFRCTVNDFKPSVCKSYPFQMKNRKLIQMSDKMCPVEWNTKEFEDMMLTHLKKDEDEWKFYDKLIQEWNAMHWRKKPLSEFLKFILNRVVLERSII from the coding sequence GTGACGCTAAAAGTAACCCCAAGTGATTCTAATATCTCTGAGGCTGGAAAATTCCCTTGTATTTCATGTCATACAAATTGTTGTAAAGAGTATGTGATCTTTGTTAATGCTCATGACATTTACCGACTCTCAGTTGGATTGGGATTACCTCCAGAAAATTTTCTTGAGATTTATGGAGCAAAAGATTATGATCTTGGAATAAAGGTAAAAGAAGGTCTGTTAGATCTTGCTTTAAAACAAAAAGATGGTGGATGCATATTTCTTGAAGAATCTAAAGACGTCTTTAGATGTACCGTAAATGACTTTAAACCAAGTGTGTGCAAATCATACCCATTTCAAATGAAAAATAGAAAATTAATCCAGATGAGTGATAAGATGTGTCCTGTTGAGTGGAATACTAAAGAATTTGAGGATATGATGTTAACTCATCTTAAAAAAGACGAAGATGAATGGAAGTTTTATGACAAACTTATCCAGGAATGGAATGCAATGCATTGGAGAAAAAAACCACTATCTGAATTTTTGAAATTTATACTAAATAGAGTAGTTTTAGAAAGATCTATAATCTAA
- a CDS encoding pirin family protein, giving the protein MKQNTNQDLVSDETQTRSVLQVINSKITLEGEGFLVHRAFPNGSLREFDPFLLLDEMGPIEISPGDAKGASDHPHRGFETVTYMVNGVFEHKDSQGHSGKIKAGDVQWMTIDSGVIHSEMPEKGFVQKGGTLHGFQLWINLPKKDKTMKPRYQELSSNKIPTAQNDGVQIKVIAGESMGKKAVIQTRTPITYLHFTLQPNSKITQTIPKNYNAFAYIIKGKSFFGDGQIPAHKEQIVLFEQDANKITIKSSISSLDVLLIAGVPLGEPVTRYGPFVMNTEEEIKQAILDYNNGKMGKIVF; this is encoded by the coding sequence GTGAAACAAAACACAAATCAAGATCTAGTGAGCGATGAAACACAGACTCGCTCTGTATTACAAGTGATTAATTCCAAAATAACATTGGAAGGTGAAGGATTTTTAGTACACAGAGCATTTCCGAATGGAAGTCTTAGAGAGTTTGATCCATTTCTTTTGTTAGATGAAATGGGACCAATTGAAATATCACCTGGAGATGCAAAAGGTGCATCAGATCACCCTCACAGAGGATTTGAAACTGTCACATACATGGTTAATGGTGTATTTGAACACAAAGATTCGCAAGGACATTCAGGAAAAATAAAAGCAGGAGATGTTCAATGGATGACTATAGATTCCGGTGTAATTCATTCTGAAATGCCAGAAAAAGGATTTGTACAAAAAGGTGGTACACTGCATGGATTCCAGTTATGGATAAACTTGCCAAAAAAAGACAAGACGATGAAACCACGTTATCAAGAATTATCATCAAATAAAATTCCTACAGCACAAAATGATGGTGTACAAATCAAAGTAATTGCAGGAGAATCAATGGGAAAAAAAGCAGTGATTCAAACAAGAACTCCAATAACGTATCTTCATTTTACTTTACAGCCCAATTCTAAAATAACACAAACAATCCCAAAAAACTATAATGCATTTGCATACATCATTAAAGGAAAGAGTTTTTTTGGAGATGGGCAAATCCCCGCACACAAAGAACAGATTGTTTTATTTGAGCAAGATGCGAATAAAATAACCATCAAATCATCAATATCATCGTTAGATGTGTTATTGATTGCAGGTGTTCCATTAGGAGAACCTGTAACTCGTTATGGACCTTTTGTAATGAATACTGAAGAAGAAATCAAACAAGCCATACTAGATTACAATAATGGGAAGATGGGAAAAATTGTTTTTTGA
- a CDS encoding helix-turn-helix transcriptional regulator, with product METEFEKEKRTRNHVTCNANDIWSVLGKTWALLILKKLSENQSTRFNEIKKAIPMISNTVLSERLRDLEVHSLITRKVYAEVPLRVEYSITKQTHELGNILKQLDNWILRWRSEKPKK from the coding sequence ATGGAAACAGAGTTTGAAAAAGAGAAAAGAACTCGTAATCATGTAACTTGTAATGCTAATGATATTTGGAGTGTTCTTGGAAAAACATGGGCATTACTGATTTTAAAAAAACTTTCAGAAAATCAATCGACACGATTCAATGAAATAAAAAAAGCTATTCCGATGATTAGCAATACTGTTCTATCTGAAAGATTAAGAGATCTTGAAGTACACAGTTTGATTACAAGAAAAGTCTATGCTGAAGTACCTTTGCGTGTAGAATACAGCATAACAAAACAAACACATGAACTAGGAAACATTTTGAAACAACTTGATAATTGGATATTACGATGGAGAAGTGAAAAACCTAAGAAATGA
- a CDS encoding NAD(P)H-dependent oxidoreductase, giving the protein MTLTKILAFAGSTRTDSFNKKLVKIAAAGAKEAGTDVTIIDLRDFQMPLYDEDLERQEGLPSNTRKLKELMASHDGFLIASPEYNSSISGVLKNTIDWTSRHSNGESPMSCFKDKVAGLMSASPGGLGGLRGLVHVRAILENMGVLVIPEQIAISKAHEVFNSDGFMNDPKQEQRIKSIGANLAKILQKLNS; this is encoded by the coding sequence ATGACATTGACAAAAATTCTTGCATTTGCAGGTAGTACTCGCACTGATTCATTTAACAAAAAATTAGTCAAGATAGCAGCTGCTGGGGCAAAAGAAGCTGGTACTGATGTCACAATAATTGATCTTCGTGATTTCCAAATGCCACTTTATGATGAAGATTTAGAAAGACAAGAAGGATTACCGTCTAATACACGTAAACTTAAAGAATTGATGGCATCTCATGATGGATTTCTTATCGCATCTCCAGAATACAACAGCTCAATTTCTGGTGTTCTCAAAAATACCATTGATTGGACATCAAGACATAGTAATGGAGAATCACCAATGTCTTGTTTTAAAGATAAAGTAGCAGGACTGATGAGCGCATCGCCTGGCGGACTAGGAGGACTACGAGGATTGGTTCATGTACGTGCAATTCTTGAAAACATGGGAGTACTTGTAATTCCAGAACAGATTGCAATATCAAAAGCACATGAAGTCTTTAACTCCGATGGCTTCATGAATGATCCTAAACAAGAGCAGCGAATAAAGAGTATTGGTGCTAATCTTGCTAAAATTCTTCAAAAATTAAATTCTTAA
- a CDS encoding winged helix-turn-helix domain-containing protein: protein MNPDDVSNLSDRVDIISTEDERLKTIGEILSSDSSRSILKLLFNQSLSANEIAQKTEMSLPLVIHHLKKMQSVQIIKIRNIGKNSKSHDMKYYTIDKFAIVILPSEMTKPAKKSKSLFNSFTRIHRLATLGGVSIAVWFSSQLIQNQSIISENTKSKIPPIADESTQSMMRSIPEQTENMQEFLQTGISDPQIGVLWSAVMVLSVIISGLVIELIIKQKTNRTIIPEQE, encoded by the coding sequence ATGAATCCGGATGATGTTTCAAATTTGTCTGACAGAGTAGACATTATATCAACTGAAGATGAGAGATTAAAAACAATTGGCGAGATTTTGTCATCTGATTCAAGCAGAAGTATTCTCAAACTATTGTTTAATCAATCCCTTTCTGCTAATGAAATTGCACAAAAAACAGAGATGTCATTGCCACTAGTAATTCATCATTTAAAAAAAATGCAATCAGTTCAGATCATAAAGATTAGAAATATTGGGAAAAACTCAAAATCACACGATATGAAATATTATACAATTGACAAGTTTGCAATAGTAATTCTTCCATCAGAAATGACAAAACCTGCAAAGAAAAGTAAATCTCTGTTTAATTCATTCACAAGAATTCACAGACTTGCAACATTAGGAGGAGTCTCAATTGCAGTATGGTTCTCATCGCAATTAATCCAAAATCAAAGTATTATATCAGAAAATACTAAATCAAAAATTCCTCCTATAGCAGATGAGTCTACACAATCTATGATGCGTTCCATTCCAGAACAAACAGAGAACATGCAAGAATTTCTTCAAACTGGCATATCAGATCCACAAATTGGAGTTTTATGGTCTGCAGTCATGGTTCTTTCAGTCATAATTTCAGGACTAGTTATAGAATTAATCATCAAACAAAAAACAAACAGAACAATAATCCCTGAACAAGAATAG
- a CDS encoding cytochrome C biogenesis protein: protein MSEQVVTKKFLIFTIFVLFSLIFVGGIFAATNTTAVSAGQELSYPSWLIISYLAGLSMIILPCTLPLVFIIIPLSMGKGGKKGLCMALLFGAGLTTTITFYGFGIGALGQSADLDQISVYMFLIAGIAAFVFGLSQLKLFELKLPSYSGTPKFIQNRGDYSKSFFMGLLLGNAGVGCPNPMFYWLLIYIAGSGSVEIGTSLGIVHGVGRAIPLILLSILAIIGVNATKGITINRQRIENITGWMLIIIGAFLIINGIPGGHEWYESTIIHHGWNNLVSTTLLPPEFHVGEHIHHHTSEMPEEFVPILFLGLIIFPIVWYFSKKKRDTCA, encoded by the coding sequence ATGTCTGAACAAGTAGTAACTAAAAAATTTCTTATTTTTACTATATTTGTTTTATTTTCACTCATTTTTGTAGGTGGAATTTTTGCTGCAACAAATACAACAGCAGTGAGTGCCGGACAAGAGTTATCATATCCTTCCTGGTTGATAATTTCTTATCTAGCTGGTCTTTCAATGATTATTCTTCCATGTACTTTACCACTTGTATTCATAATAATTCCACTTAGTATGGGAAAGGGAGGAAAAAAGGGACTTTGTATGGCATTACTTTTTGGTGCTGGATTGACAACCACAATTACATTTTACGGATTTGGAATTGGTGCTTTAGGCCAATCAGCAGATTTAGATCAAATCTCTGTTTACATGTTTTTAATTGCAGGTATTGCAGCATTTGTCTTTGGTTTATCACAACTCAAATTATTTGAATTAAAACTTCCATCTTATTCAGGAACTCCAAAATTTATTCAAAATAGAGGTGATTATTCTAAATCCTTTTTCATGGGATTGCTCTTAGGTAACGCTGGAGTTGGATGTCCTAATCCTATGTTTTATTGGCTTTTGATCTATATTGCAGGAAGTGGAAGTGTAGAAATTGGAACAAGCTTGGGTATTGTACATGGAGTTGGTCGCGCAATTCCACTAATCTTGTTATCTATTTTAGCAATTATTGGAGTAAATGCAACAAAAGGAATTACTATTAATCGTCAACGAATTGAAAATATCACTGGTTGGATGTTGATTATAATTGGTGCATTTTTGATAATCAATGGTATTCCTGGTGGACACGAGTGGTATGAAAGTACAATCATTCATCATGGGTGGAACAATCTTGTTTCTACAACTCTCTTGCCTCCAGAATTCCATGTTGGTGAGCACATACATCATCACACCTCAGAAATGCCTGAGGAGTTTGTACCTATTCTATTTTTAGGCTTGATTATATTCCCAATAGTTTGGTATTTTAGCAAGAAAAAGCGAGATACATGTGCATGA
- a CDS encoding YHS domain-containing protein, with the protein MKDPVCGMKVEEKGELFIHKGKEYRFCCATCRWAFEKNPEQFTES; encoded by the coding sequence ATGAAAGATCCTGTATGTGGAATGAAAGTTGAAGAAAAAGGAGAATTATTTATTCATAAAGGAAAAGAATACAGATTTTGTTGTGCAACATGTAGATGGGCATTTGAGAAGAATCCAGAACAATTCACCGAATCATGA
- a CDS encoding thioredoxin family protein encodes MKVQILTTPDCSNCNILEKMLDRLGVQYDVINVTKNPEYLEKYPIFTAPGLVINEKLEFIGIPKIEELKSKFCN; translated from the coding sequence ATGAAAGTACAAATTTTAACTACTCCTGATTGCTCAAATTGTAACATTTTAGAAAAAATGTTAGATCGACTTGGAGTACAATATGATGTGATTAATGTAACCAAAAACCCTGAGTATTTAGAAAAATATCCTATTTTTACTGCTCCCGGACTAGTAATAAACGAGAAATTGGAATTTATTGGTATTCCAAAAATTGAAGAATTAAAAAGTAAATTTTGTAACTGA
- a CDS encoding radical SAM protein has protein sequence MNQNMMLNYDAPLYRPPSEAKSLIFQVTLGCSFNECSFCDMYRSKEYSERPWEQVKAEIDMMANYLPDTRRVFLADGDALNLDSEYMVKIVKYIREKFAKIERISCYAMPMNILKKTPEELKKMNEAGLDMFYLGIESGSDIVLKKVTKGAVAKTIIRSVNKAKEAGYVMSCMVILGLGGKKYSKEHIKGTAEVISACSPNYVGALTLYLENGIKQEFLEKYEGEFVRINDDESLDELHDLISQIDSKDEIIFRANHGSNAYTIKGTFPQDKQDMVDKVEWMKQHPEIIRPQGLRGF, from the coding sequence ATGAATCAAAATATGATGTTAAATTATGATGCACCTTTGTATCGACCACCTTCTGAAGCAAAATCATTAATTTTTCAAGTAACACTTGGATGCTCATTTAACGAATGTTCTTTTTGTGACATGTATAGATCAAAAGAATACTCTGAAAGACCATGGGAACAAGTTAAGGCCGAAATTGATATGATGGCAAATTATTTGCCAGATACCAGAAGAGTTTTTCTCGCAGATGGTGATGCATTAAATCTTGATTCTGAATATATGGTAAAAATTGTAAAATACATTAGAGAAAAATTTGCAAAGATTGAAAGAATTTCCTGTTATGCAATGCCAATGAACATTCTTAAAAAAACTCCAGAGGAATTAAAGAAAATGAATGAAGCTGGATTGGATATGTTCTATTTGGGAATTGAGAGCGGTTCGGATATTGTTCTAAAAAAAGTAACAAAAGGTGCAGTTGCAAAAACAATTATCAGATCAGTCAATAAGGCAAAAGAAGCTGGATATGTAATGTCATGTATGGTAATTTTAGGGTTGGGAGGAAAAAAATATTCCAAAGAACACATCAAAGGAACTGCAGAAGTGATCAGCGCGTGTTCACCAAATTATGTCGGAGCCCTAACTCTATATCTAGAGAATGGTATTAAACAAGAATTTTTGGAGAAATATGAAGGTGAATTTGTAAGAATTAATGATGATGAATCACTAGATGAGCTTCATGATTTGATAAGTCAGATAGATTCAAAAGACGAGATTATTTTTAGAGCAAATCATGGTTCAAATGCATACACCATCAAAGGTACTTTTCCTCAAGATAAACAAGATATGGTAGACAAAGTAGAGTGGATGAAACAACATCCAGAGATTATACGCCCCCAAGGCTTACGTGGATTCTAA
- a CDS encoding winged helix-turn-helix domain-containing protein, with protein MANDPDVKRLLWFVFAGSRGGLNRLKIISQLRKNPFNTNQLANELGLDYKAIQHHIRVLEKNNLITRVGEKYAVTYFISTFLEVNMETFEKIEGELDKSK; from the coding sequence ATGGCAAATGATCCTGATGTAAAAAGACTACTTTGGTTTGTATTTGCAGGTTCACGTGGAGGATTAAACAGATTAAAAATTATCTCACAATTAAGGAAAAATCCGTTTAATACTAATCAACTTGCAAATGAATTAGGTCTTGATTACAAGGCCATTCAGCATCACATAAGGGTGCTTGAAAAAAATAATCTAATTACTAGGGTTGGAGAGAAATATGCTGTAACATATTTCATCTCTACTTTTCTTGAAGTAAATATGGAGACATTTGAAAAAATTGAAGGAGAACTGGATAAAAGTAAATAA